A window of Microcystis aeruginosa FD4 contains these coding sequences:
- a CDS encoding potassium channel family protein, with product MNQESLSFVPGNVKLADRFLVCGLGSLGQHCVKSLKEFGVSVVGIELIQPPSWEINDFPDLLEEIIIGDCRQKNILVRAGIEHCRAALIVTSDERINATTALIIRQLNPLTRLVVRSSKDNLNELLKERLGNFIAYEPTQLPANAFALATLGTETLGFLHLDGQKLRIIQRQISPEDGLIDRFLGDLNTPTRRLLAHTAPDEPLRAGFYQWSPSTTIRAGDTITTIETTYQNIDATRQKPSNSRQKLRHFWQKLLKEIQQFWQLSFQQQIHRVAFMSVFIIILLVMIGTFLFHLYAPRASFISSLSGTAILLLGGYGDVFGASNPEDLNAVPWWMQLFSLFLTLAGTAFIGVLYAILTETLLSSRFQFIPNRPPVPQQNHIVIVGLGRVGREVANLLLEMQQAIVGVSLNRDFDATMLPKMPLMTGNIEESLKNVNLDRAKSIAIVTDDEILNLEVALTTRKLNPQSYLVIRTTDDNLSQQLSQILPQSHILGTNTVAAEAFTGAAFGENIIYLFRWAQKTILVTEYEIEAGDTLNGSSIGDIAYGYRVVPILHQRERETTKLMPEDYLNLRIGDRIVVLATINGLRRVEQGRRTPKTWRVRVEKAFNRNIAAEAPTVISRFSNCPLKTASDLMENLPATLSAPLYEQQAIRLVSELKKIQVQALAIPINPKSG from the coding sequence ATGAACCAAGAATCTCTCAGCTTTGTCCCTGGGAATGTCAAGTTAGCCGATCGCTTTTTAGTGTGTGGATTGGGTAGTCTTGGACAACACTGCGTCAAGTCTTTAAAAGAGTTTGGGGTTAGCGTGGTCGGTATCGAACTAATACAGCCTCCCAGTTGGGAAATTAATGATTTTCCCGATTTATTAGAGGAAATAATTATCGGTGATTGCCGTCAAAAAAACATTTTAGTAAGAGCGGGAATCGAGCACTGTCGGGCTGCTTTAATTGTCACCAGTGATGAGCGAATTAATGCCACCACTGCCCTAATTATTCGGCAATTAAATCCCCTTACCCGCTTAGTGGTGCGTTCTTCTAAAGATAATCTCAATGAGCTACTCAAGGAACGTTTAGGCAATTTTATCGCCTATGAACCCACCCAACTACCCGCCAATGCCTTTGCTTTAGCCACTTTAGGCACAGAAACCCTCGGTTTTTTGCATCTCGACGGTCAGAAATTGCGGATTATCCAGAGACAAATTAGCCCCGAAGATGGTTTGATTGATCGCTTTTTAGGTGATTTAAATACCCCCACCCGTCGTCTATTAGCACACACAGCCCCCGATGAACCTTTAAGGGCTGGATTTTATCAATGGTCTCCCAGCACCACTATCCGGGCCGGTGATACCATTACCACCATCGAAACTACCTATCAAAACATCGATGCTACCCGCCAGAAACCGTCAAATTCTCGCCAGAAGTTGCGGCATTTTTGGCAAAAATTGCTCAAAGAAATACAACAATTCTGGCAATTGAGTTTTCAGCAGCAAATTCACCGGGTGGCTTTCATGTCAGTATTTATTATTATCTTGCTAGTAATGATCGGGACTTTTCTTTTCCATCTCTACGCCCCGAGAGCTTCCTTTATTTCCTCTCTTTCAGGAACGGCGATTCTTTTATTAGGTGGTTACGGTGATGTTTTCGGTGCTTCTAACCCCGAAGATTTAAATGCAGTCCCCTGGTGGATGCAGCTATTTAGTCTCTTTTTAACTTTGGCTGGAACCGCTTTTATCGGGGTTCTCTACGCCATTTTGACAGAAACCTTATTATCATCAAGATTTCAATTTATCCCTAACCGTCCCCCAGTTCCCCAACAGAATCATATCGTTATTGTTGGCTTGGGTCGAGTCGGCAGAGAAGTGGCTAATTTATTACTAGAAATGCAACAGGCGATCGTCGGGGTCAGCTTAAATAGGGATTTTGATGCGACTATGCTGCCAAAAATGCCCCTGATGACGGGAAATATCGAAGAATCTTTAAAAAATGTCAATTTAGATAGGGCCAAAAGTATAGCGATCGTTACCGATGACGAAATCCTCAATTTAGAAGTGGCTCTAACCACCCGCAAACTCAACCCCCAAAGCTACTTAGTCATCCGCACCACCGACGACAACCTTAGTCAACAATTAAGTCAAATTCTGCCTCAATCTCACATTTTAGGAACCAACACCGTAGCGGCAGAAGCCTTTACGGGAGCCGCTTTCGGAGAAAATATCATCTATCTGTTCCGTTGGGCGCAAAAAACGATTCTGGTGACGGAATACGAGATCGAAGCCGGAGATACTCTCAATGGTAGCTCGATCGGGGATATTGCCTACGGTTATCGAGTCGTGCCGATCCTACACCAACGAGAACGGGAAACCACGAAATTAATGCCCGAAGACTATCTCAACTTACGCATCGGCGATCGCATTGTGGTGCTGGCCACCATCAACGGACTGCGACGGGTGGAACAGGGTCGTCGCACTCCCAAAACTTGGCGCGTGCGGGTGGAAAAAGCCTTTAATCGCAATATTGCCGCGGAAGCGCCCACCGTGATCAGTCGTTTTTCTAATTGTCCCCTGAAAACCGCCAGCGATCTCATGGAAAATTTGCCAGCGACCCTCAGCGCCCCCCTCTACGAACAGCAGGCGATTCGATTAGTTTCCGAGTTAAAAAAAATTCAAGTTCAAGCCTTGGCCATTCCCATTAACCCGAAATCGGGATAA
- a CDS encoding helix-turn-helix transcriptional regulator, with amino-acid sequence MKRRSRSLSQDDIAKTLGVSKQTISNWEREVTIPTLTINQFKKLCKLLDCTLDDFPSPQDD; translated from the coding sequence ATTAAGAGACGGTCTCGATCACTGTCTCAAGACGACATAGCGAAAACATTAGGAGTCTCAAAACAGACGATCAGCAATTGGGAGAGGGAAGTCACTATCCCTACCCTGACCATCAATCAATTTAAGAAACTTTGTAAATTGCTTGACTGTACCCTTGACGACTTCCCTTCCCCTCAAGACGACTAA
- the groL gene encoding chaperonin GroEL (60 kDa chaperone family; promotes refolding of misfolded polypeptides especially under stressful conditions; forms two stacked rings of heptamers to form a barrel-shaped 14mer; ends can be capped by GroES; misfolded proteins enter the barrel where they are refolded when GroES binds), giving the protein MSKIIAFKDESRRALEKGVNALADAVKITLGPKGRNVLLEKKYGAPQIVNDGITVAKEIELSDPLENTGARLIQEVASKTKDLAGDGTTTATIIAQALIKEGLKNVTAGANPVALRRGLDKTIAYLVEEIAAVAKPIAGDAIAQVATVSSGNDEEVGQMIATAMEKVTTDGVITVEESKSLTTELEVVEGMQIDRGYISPYFITDQERQIVEYDNPLILITDKKISAIAELVPVLEAVARQGRPLLIIAEDVDGEALATLVVNKARGVLNVVAIKAPSFGERRKAVLQDIAILTGGRLISEEVGLSLDTVSLDLLGQAAKITLEKDNTIIVASGDSRNKADVQKRLAQLKKQLEETDSEFDKEKLQERIAKLAGGVAVIKVGAATETELKDRKLRIEDALNATKAAVAEGIVPGGGTTLIHLASKVKAFKASLTNDEEKVAADIVAKALEAPLRQLANNAGVEGDVIVEGVRDTAFSIGYNVLTGKYEDLIAAGIIDPAKVVRSAVQNAASIAGMVLTTEALVVEKPVKEAAAPDMGGMGGMGGMGGMGGMGGMGGMGMM; this is encoded by the coding sequence ATGTCCAAAATCATTGCCTTCAAAGATGAATCCCGTCGCGCCCTAGAAAAAGGTGTCAACGCCTTGGCCGACGCAGTAAAAATCACCCTCGGTCCGAAAGGACGCAATGTCTTGTTAGAAAAGAAATACGGCGCCCCCCAGATCGTTAATGACGGCATCACCGTCGCCAAAGAAATCGAATTGTCCGATCCCCTCGAAAACACCGGAGCGAGGTTAATTCAGGAAGTAGCCTCAAAAACCAAAGATTTAGCGGGAGATGGCACCACTACCGCCACCATCATCGCCCAAGCTTTAATTAAAGAAGGTCTGAAAAACGTTACCGCCGGGGCCAATCCCGTCGCCTTAAGACGCGGACTAGACAAAACTATCGCCTATCTGGTGGAAGAAATCGCCGCCGTCGCTAAACCGATCGCTGGAGATGCGATCGCTCAAGTGGCCACCGTTTCTTCCGGCAACGACGAAGAAGTGGGACAAATGATCGCCACCGCCATGGAAAAAGTCACCACCGATGGCGTAATCACCGTGGAAGAATCGAAATCCCTAACCACCGAATTAGAAGTAGTGGAAGGGATGCAGATCGATCGCGGCTATATCTCTCCCTATTTCATCACCGATCAAGAAAGACAGATCGTCGAGTACGACAACCCCCTGATCCTGATTACCGATAAAAAAATCAGTGCGATCGCTGAATTAGTCCCCGTCCTCGAAGCCGTTGCCCGTCAAGGTCGTCCCCTATTAATTATCGCCGAAGATGTGGACGGCGAAGCCTTAGCCACTCTCGTGGTCAACAAGGCCCGGGGAGTCTTAAATGTCGTCGCCATCAAAGCCCCCAGTTTTGGGGAACGTCGCAAGGCGGTTTTACAAGATATCGCCATTCTCACCGGCGGTCGTCTGATTTCCGAAGAAGTGGGCTTAAGTCTTGACACCGTTAGCCTCGATCTGCTAGGGCAAGCGGCAAAAATTACCCTAGAAAAAGACAATACAATTATTGTCGCCTCCGGAGACAGCCGCAATAAGGCCGATGTGCAGAAACGTCTCGCCCAACTGAAAAAACAGCTAGAAGAAACCGATTCCGAATTCGATAAGGAAAAATTACAGGAACGCATCGCTAAATTAGCCGGCGGTGTGGCCGTCATTAAAGTCGGAGCAGCCACAGAAACCGAACTCAAGGATCGCAAACTCCGCATCGAAGATGCCCTCAATGCCACCAAAGCCGCCGTGGCAGAAGGTATCGTCCCGGGCGGTGGCACAACATTGATTCACCTGGCTTCTAAGGTGAAGGCTTTCAAAGCTTCTTTGACTAACGATGAGGAAAAAGTCGCCGCCGATATCGTCGCCAAAGCCCTAGAAGCCCCCCTGCGTCAGTTAGCCAACAACGCCGGTGTGGAAGGGGATGTGATCGTGGAAGGTGTGCGCGATACCGCTTTTAGCATCGGTTACAATGTCCTCACCGGCAAGTACGAAGACTTAATCGCCGCCGGAATTATCGATCCGGCTAAAGTAGTACGGTCAGCCGTTCAAAACGCCGCTTCCATCGCCGGTATGGTCTTAACTACGGAAGCCCTCGTGGTCGAAAAACCCGTTAAAGAAGCCGCAGCCCCCGATATGGGCGGCATGGGCGGCATGGGCGGCATGGGCGGCATGGGCGGCATGGGCGGCATGGGCGGCATGGGTATGATGTAA
- a CDS encoding apolipoprotein A1/A4/E family protein, with translation MINLNPAIEQKINQFILETQNKFSQDKSATLASYQTEATNITQETQNLRDELIQKLGELTFSDPLPSREELEKQIIAHTDQLVETIHLLSTGKISETPLDTLSQETDSLVTTITIVFDANANVPNLPKLKEKLTAWQTKVKDTLVEFSATVELQQKNESLIAELKDNLDKYSSIPEVDEPFEKLVKEFKDNFAQLQEASVLFKNLDDLINEIQARDEVIKLNKRIDTLLERTKEQVAGFPPELDREVQGELAKLITILGIAQVELMNISKPCDIMQVKAVVDAGEIAIKSLTGQPNIRLAQKLRYAAKTGLRKIQNGSGFISANFRDNLFHSFRIPTKVLIGLALAFPVNWVIMKFSPVNELLSLPPVIKKSSSQNTQGEGSQNTQGEGSQNTQGKNSSNPKDGVITIPPVIKSSSQNTQGEGSQNTQDGVITIIRLMWITGTLGGGVSLLARLQDFDDPKNQKYDDDFLPFAIGLTKPILGGSFAFFILLILNSNIFPIEIRPSTKGTGDDTYLYGLLAMAFVAGFSERLVPDLISQVEKKVTVEASSTGQGLPPTILIAPPIKSLALNGSQEFTINPVGNYTITISPPESGKIDKNTTDAKFTYTAPAQGKAGDTITITATSDSGQTAKATVTLTV, from the coding sequence ATGATTAATCTGAATCCTGCTATCGAACAAAAAATTAATCAATTTATTCTGGAAACCCAAAATAAATTTAGTCAGGATAAATCAGCTACCCTTGCTAGTTACCAAACAGAAGCGACAAATATCACTCAAGAGACTCAGAATTTAAGAGATGAACTTATTCAAAAACTAGGTGAATTAACTTTTTCAGACCCTTTACCTAGCAGAGAAGAATTAGAAAAACAAATAATAGCTCATACCGATCAGCTTGTGGAGACAATCCACCTTTTATCTACTGGCAAAATTTCAGAAACTCCTCTTGATACTTTAAGCCAAGAAACTGATAGTTTAGTTACAACAATTACTATTGTATTCGATGCTAATGCTAACGTTCCAAACTTGCCAAAACTCAAGGAAAAGCTAACTGCTTGGCAAACAAAAGTTAAAGATACTTTGGTTGAATTTTCTGCCACTGTGGAATTACAACAGAAAAATGAGTCTTTGATTGCTGAACTGAAGGATAACTTAGACAAATATAGTTCAATTCCTGAAGTAGATGAACCCTTTGAAAAGTTAGTCAAGGAATTTAAAGATAATTTTGCACAACTACAAGAAGCAAGTGTTTTATTTAAAAATTTAGACGATTTAATCAATGAAATTCAAGCTAGAGATGAGGTGATCAAACTAAATAAAAGAATTGATACTTTGCTGGAAAGAACCAAAGAACAAGTAGCGGGATTCCCTCCAGAATTAGACCGGGAAGTACAGGGGGAATTAGCTAAATTAATTACAATACTAGGGATAGCGCAGGTAGAACTCATGAACATTTCCAAACCTTGTGATATCATGCAAGTAAAGGCGGTGGTAGATGCTGGAGAAATTGCGATTAAATCTTTAACAGGTCAACCTAATATTAGGTTGGCACAAAAATTACGCTATGCTGCGAAAACGGGATTAAGAAAAATTCAGAACGGTTCTGGGTTTATTTCAGCAAACTTCAGAGATAATCTTTTCCATTCTTTCAGAATACCTACAAAAGTTTTAATTGGATTAGCGTTGGCTTTCCCTGTAAATTGGGTTATTATGAAATTCTCTCCAGTGAACGAGTTACTTTCCTTACCTCCAGTCATAAAAAAATCTAGTAGCCAAAATACTCAGGGAGAAGGTAGCCAAAATACTCAGGGAGAAGGTAGCCAAAATACTCAGGGAAAAAATAGCTCAAATCCCAAGGACGGAGTAATAACAATACCTCCAGTCATAAAATCTAGTAGCCAAAATACTCAGGGAGAAGGTAGCCAAAATACTCAGGACGGAGTAATAACAATTATACGTTTGATGTGGATAACAGGCACTTTAGGGGGAGGAGTTAGTCTTCTAGCTCGTTTGCAAGACTTTGATGATCCCAAAAATCAAAAATATGACGATGACTTCTTGCCATTTGCAATTGGTTTAACCAAACCCATTTTAGGGGGAAGTTTCGCTTTCTTTATTCTGCTAATTCTTAACTCTAACATTTTTCCCATAGAAATTCGGCCTAGCACTAAAGGTACGGGTGATGACACCTATTTATATGGACTTTTGGCAATGGCTTTTGTGGCTGGATTTAGCGAACGTCTTGTTCCCGATTTAATTAGTCAAGTAGAGAAAAAAGTGACTGTAGAGGCTAGTTCCACTGGACAGGGACTACCTCCAACGATTTTGATCGCTCCGCCTATCAAAAGTTTAGCATTAAATGGAAGCCAAGAATTTACCATTAACCCCGTTGGTAACTACACCATCACAATCTCACCGCCAGAAAGCGGTAAAATTGATAAAAACACCACTGATGCCAAATTTACCTACACTGCACCTGCACAAGGAAAGGCTGGGGATACAATTACTATTACTGCCACTTCTGATTCCGGACAAACTGCCAAGGCTACTGTCACTTTAACTGTATAA
- a CDS encoding NF041680 family putative transposase, protein MNQSTQKLQDFRNEVYQLLGPAKDSTFELMDAILVTKNVYSLVELSLSPVFRRKWSSLYEALDDCRPKTNKLMKLYISEIPRSEPSQRIILAGDHTPWPRTEAPTLKDRTYEHGAKVISGKPITLGHGYSTLAWIPKEKGSWALPLRHERITSHETPITRAVLQLKQVCRHLEERPITLWDSEYGCANFVKLTSEINADKLMRLRPNRCVFAKAPAYQGKGRPKKHGHKMKLSDPITWAIPIESIEINDSTWGVVKIQKWSQFHFYESAEHPMEIILIQRQGKGLSQKEAKPMWLAWIGTEQPSLMSLWSLYLKRFAIEHWNRFVKQRLHWTKAKLGNTESGQRWSNLMPILTWQLWLAREMIEDNPLPWQKPQPLEKLTPGRVAQGFAGLLAVIGTPAKPPKPRGKSPGWEKGKKRKKKPRYPVVKKTVTRQKKDKKEAD, encoded by the coding sequence TTGAATCAATCTACTCAGAAACTCCAGGATTTTAGAAATGAAGTCTATCAACTACTAGGGCCAGCTAAAGATAGCACTTTCGAGTTGATGGATGCCATTCTTGTCACGAAAAATGTCTATTCTTTGGTTGAATTATCGCTTTCACCAGTATTTCGACGAAAGTGGTCAAGCCTGTATGAAGCTCTCGATGATTGTCGGCCTAAAACCAACAAATTGATGAAACTCTATATTAGCGAAATCCCCAGATCCGAACCATCACAACGGATAATCTTGGCAGGAGATCATACACCTTGGCCCAGAACTGAAGCTCCAACGTTAAAAGACAGAACTTATGAACACGGGGCCAAAGTTATTTCAGGAAAACCAATTACGTTAGGTCATGGTTACAGTACGTTAGCCTGGATACCAAAAGAAAAAGGCAGTTGGGCATTGCCCTTACGACATGAGAGAATTACTTCTCATGAAACGCCAATAACTAGAGCCGTTTTACAACTTAAACAAGTATGCCGACATCTCGAAGAAAGACCCATAACTTTGTGGGACAGTGAGTATGGGTGCGCTAATTTCGTAAAACTAACATCCGAGATAAATGCGGATAAGTTAATGCGTTTACGTCCTAACCGTTGTGTTTTTGCTAAGGCTCCTGCCTATCAAGGAAAAGGAAGACCGAAGAAACATGGACATAAAATGAAATTGTCTGATCCCATAACTTGGGCAATTCCTATTGAATCAATTGAAATCAATGATTCAACTTGGGGAGTCGTTAAAATTCAAAAATGGAGCCAATTTCATTTCTATGAATCGGCGGAGCATCCGATGGAAATCATTTTGATTCAACGCCAAGGGAAAGGACTTTCCCAAAAAGAAGCCAAACCAATGTGGTTAGCGTGGATTGGAACCGAACAACCTTCTTTAATGTCCTTATGGTCGCTTTATTTAAAACGCTTTGCTATTGAACATTGGAATCGATTTGTTAAACAAAGATTACATTGGACAAAAGCGAAATTGGGAAATACAGAAAGCGGGCAGAGATGGAGTAATTTGATGCCAATTTTAACTTGGCAATTATGGTTAGCTCGTGAAATGATAGAGGACAACCCGCTGCCGTGGCAGAAGCCTCAACCCCTGGAGAAGTTAACCCCCGGACGAGTGGCACAAGGCTTTGCGGGACTTTTAGCCGTGATAGGCACACCCGCCAAACCACCAAAACCCCGCGGAAAGTCCCCAGGTTGGGAAAAGGGTAAGAAAAGGAAGAAAAAACCTCGTTATCCAGTGGTCAAAAAGACAGTAACTCGACAGAAAAAAGACAAAAAAGAGGCAGATTAA
- a CDS encoding peptidoglycan D,D-transpeptidase FtsI family protein, translated as MTDTKRPRFRGKETRSPSGRIRDRKSYLNDKKRQQQLKKLPLSNGRLMAVWLILVMGILGLAWRLYQLQIVQAQELQKRARQQQTTSIRPYIPRRAIVDSNGNVLATDRLIYTLYVHPKLFAIPAAEVADKLAPLLNIPTNQLMQRFKEKETGIRLANQLTESVARGLKQLSLDGVELEEKYARYYPQDDVAADVIGYVDKEHRGQAGLERGSSQLLERSPFSVNTRRMGDGRILPAFVPDGIFQFDELQLEVTLDLKLQRAARTALREQLKKFNAKRGAVIVMDSLDGSLLALVCEPTFNPNEYYKANVALFKNWTVADQYEPGSTFKPIIIALAMEAGAIQSSTVVNDPGAITVGPWTIKNASKQGYGALDMARVLQTSSNVAMVQIAQKMGRVDFYKSLLGLEINQRVGVDLPGEVAGYLKPEPEFLDNAIESATASFGQGLSLTPLKLVQLHGALANGGTLVTPHLIKGLADDRGRLHWQPDYPSKKVFSPTVARQVVEMMETVVSKGTGVAAQIPGYRIGGKTGTAQKASPTGGYLPNAKITSFVAILPIESPRYVVLVVVDEPKGANTFGSTVAAPVAKTVMNTLISLKGIPPTSKVAPAASQTDKPPRHD; from the coding sequence ATGACTGACACAAAAAGACCCAGATTTAGAGGTAAAGAAACTCGATCGCCCTCTGGGAGAATCCGGGACAGAAAGTCCTATTTAAACGACAAAAAACGGCAACAACAGTTAAAAAAATTGCCTTTAAGTAACGGGCGATTGATGGCGGTGTGGTTGATTTTAGTGATGGGTATTTTGGGTTTAGCTTGGCGTTTGTACCAACTACAAATAGTACAAGCACAGGAATTACAAAAAAGAGCCAGACAACAGCAAACTACAAGTATTAGACCCTATATTCCCCGGCGGGCGATCGTCGATAGTAATGGCAATGTTTTGGCGACCGATCGCTTGATTTATACTCTTTATGTACACCCAAAACTGTTTGCTATTCCGGCCGCAGAAGTGGCTGATAAATTAGCGCCTTTATTAAATATTCCTACTAATCAACTGATGCAAAGATTTAAAGAAAAAGAAACAGGAATTCGTTTAGCCAATCAATTAACCGAATCCGTGGCTAGGGGCTTAAAACAATTATCTCTTGACGGTGTAGAATTAGAGGAAAAATACGCTCGTTATTATCCCCAAGACGATGTAGCAGCCGACGTGATTGGCTATGTAGACAAAGAACATCGTGGCCAAGCAGGATTAGAGAGAGGTTCCAGTCAGTTATTAGAAAGATCTCCTTTTTCTGTCAATACAAGACGCATGGGAGACGGGCGAATTTTACCAGCTTTTGTTCCCGATGGTATCTTTCAATTTGATGAATTACAGTTAGAAGTAACCCTCGATTTAAAACTACAAAGAGCCGCCCGGACAGCCCTGCGGGAACAGCTAAAGAAATTTAATGCTAAACGGGGAGCCGTCATCGTTATGGACTCCCTTGATGGTTCTCTTTTAGCCCTAGTTTGTGAGCCAACTTTTAACCCCAATGAATACTATAAAGCCAATGTGGCTCTATTTAAAAATTGGACCGTAGCCGATCAGTACGAACCGGGGTCAACTTTTAAACCAATTATTATCGCCTTGGCCATGGAAGCAGGGGCAATTCAATCTAGTACAGTAGTCAATGATCCGGGGGCAATTACTGTCGGTCCCTGGACGATTAAAAATGCCTCTAAACAGGGTTATGGGGCGCTAGATATGGCCCGAGTCCTGCAAACCTCTAGTAACGTGGCCATGGTGCAAATTGCCCAAAAAATGGGGCGAGTTGATTTCTATAAAAGTTTATTAGGATTGGAAATAAATCAAAGGGTTGGCGTAGATTTACCCGGAGAAGTGGCAGGATATCTCAAACCCGAACCAGAATTTCTCGATAATGCCATTGAATCGGCCACCGCTTCCTTTGGTCAAGGTTTATCCCTAACGCCTTTAAAATTAGTACAATTGCACGGTGCGCTGGCCAATGGTGGCACCCTGGTAACTCCCCATCTGATCAAAGGATTAGCCGACGACCGCGGCCGTTTGCACTGGCAGCCCGATTATCCCAGCAAAAAAGTCTTTTCTCCCACCGTAGCCCGGCAAGTGGTGGAAATGATGGAAACCGTCGTCAGCAAGGGGACGGGGGTAGCAGCCCAAATCCCCGGTTATCGCATCGGAGGTAAAACGGGAACCGCACAAAAAGCTAGTCCGACGGGGGGTTATCTACCTAACGCTAAAATTACCAGTTTTGTGGCGATTTTACCGATCGAATCGCCCCGTTATGTGGTTTTGGTGGTGGTGGATGAACCCAAGGGTGCCAATACTTTTGGCTCCACTGTTGCCGCTCCTGTGGCAAAAACGGTGATGAATACGCTCATTTCCCTCAAAGGTATCCCCCCCACTTCCAAGGTCGCTCCGGCGGCTTCTCAGACCGATAAACCC
- a CDS encoding AAA family ATPase — MESLIIENFLIIKYAEIEIKKINVIIGEQSTGKSIIAKLVFLFQTFLFYQVKLLVTNLQDQQELKRHIQKRFEEFFPKYAWKEQVFKIVYRLDNMNFLIERYKDKSGYFKLRFTYSDNFKKFYNTTIRQVSKIAKSNNNIVTQDIYSDLNKCVDKNIADFFQGNEKIFSTKILFVPASRTLFVKYFTNNIFAFLANNFDLDPLIINFGSNYENAQRLYRIINESESLFQDKKDDKKLYNQIKLISEKILSGSYAREKDQDWLYHADGRKINLIDASSGQQEALPMLLILLVFSFFPDSESNQFFIEEPETHLFPSAQRDMVELFTLLYANKNCRFFLTTHSPYILTALNNKIMAANVEPVKAEKSLDYKNTIQFQDVSAYTISNGQTQSILDTEVNLIGINNLDAVSDELSQEFEEILERKAQQ, encoded by the coding sequence ATGGAATCCTTGATTATTGAAAATTTTCTGATTATTAAGTATGCGGAAATAGAGATTAAAAAAATCAATGTTATCATCGGTGAACAGTCCACTGGTAAAAGTATTATTGCTAAATTAGTTTTTTTATTTCAGACATTTTTGTTTTATCAAGTTAAATTATTAGTCACTAATCTTCAAGATCAGCAAGAACTCAAAAGGCACATACAGAAGCGATTTGAGGAATTCTTTCCTAAATACGCATGGAAAGAGCAAGTATTTAAAATAGTTTATCGTTTGGATAACATGAACTTTTTGATTGAAAGATATAAGGACAAATCTGGCTATTTTAAACTACGATTTACCTATTCAGATAATTTTAAAAAGTTTTACAATACAACAATTAGACAAGTGAGTAAAATTGCCAAAAGCAATAACAATATAGTCACTCAAGATATTTATTCAGATCTGAATAAATGTGTGGACAAAAATATTGCTGATTTTTTTCAAGGCAATGAAAAAATTTTTTCTACAAAGATTTTATTTGTACCAGCTAGTCGCACTCTTTTTGTTAAATACTTTACCAATAATATTTTTGCCTTTTTAGCTAATAATTTTGATCTTGATCCTCTCATTATCAACTTTGGCTCTAATTATGAAAATGCTCAACGCCTATACAGAATAATTAACGAATCAGAAAGTTTATTCCAAGATAAAAAAGATGATAAAAAACTTTATAATCAAATTAAATTAATTAGCGAAAAGATTCTATCAGGCAGCTATGCGCGAGAGAAAGATCAAGATTGGCTTTATCATGCCGATGGGAGAAAGATAAACTTAATTGATGCTTCGAGCGGACAACAAGAAGCCTTACCAATGTTATTGATTCTCTTAGTTTTCTCGTTTTTTCCTGATTCCGAATCCAACCAATTCTTTATTGAGGAACCCGAAACCCATCTTTTTCCCTCCGCTCAAAGAGATATGGTAGAACTATTTACCTTACTTTATGCTAATAAAAATTGTCGTTTTTTTCTCACTACCCATAGTCCCTACATTCTCACGGCTTTGAATAATAAAATCATGGCGGCTAACGTTGAGCCTGTCAAAGCGGAAAAATCTTTAGATTATAAAAATACTATTCAATTTCAAGATGTGTCAGCCTACACAATTAGCAATGGACAAACTCAAAGTATCTTAGATACAGAGGTGAACTTGATTGGTATCAATAACCTCGATGCTGTCTCCGATGAACTTAGTCAAGAGTTTGAAGAAATCTTAGAAAGAAAGGCTCAACAATAA
- a CDS encoding DUF4164 domain-containing protein, whose translation MSNETVTYSLEAVLTRIEGKIDSYQKDVSQKFDKIEERLTKLEIGQSELKGDIKALDSKVIETEKRINDLNGRLNITSNAFLGIVGILVTGILTILGKIVFFPNP comes from the coding sequence ATGTCTAACGAAACCGTGACTTATTCCTTAGAAGCTGTTCTGACAAGGATTGAAGGGAAAATAGACAGTTACCAGAAAGATGTTAGTCAAAAATTCGACAAAATCGAGGAACGTCTCACAAAGTTAGAAATCGGGCAGTCTGAGTTAAAGGGAGATATTAAAGCCTTAGATTCTAAGGTAATAGAGACAGAAAAGCGCATTAATGACCTAAATGGAAGGTTGAATATTACAAGTAATGCTTTTCTTGGCATTGTCGGAATTTTGGTGACAGGAATACTGACCATACTCGGAAAAATAGTTTTTTTTCCTAACCCCTAA